From the genome of Campylobacter concisus:
GGCAGCTCCTTGCCCTCGATGAGCTCCAAGCTCGCACCTCCGCCCGTGGAGATAAAGGTCATCTCGTCGGCATCTCCCGCGCGCTCGACCACGTCAGCCGTATCGCCACCGCCAACGACGGTTGTCGCGTGAGTGTCGATGATAGCGTGGCTTATTTTGATGCTACCCTTGCTAAATTTATCCATCTCAAAAACGCCCATAGGTCCGTTCCACCAGATAGTTTGCGCATCGGCGATGACCTCTTTAAATAGCCTAATAGACGCAGGTCCGATGTCAAGCCCCATCCAGCCGCTTGGGATTTCCTGCGCAGGGACATATTTTACGGCACTTTCAGCTGAAAATGTCTGAGCAGCGACGACATCCACTGGCAGGTAAATTTTCACTCCTAGCTCTTTGCCTTTTTGTAAAATTTGCCTTGCATCTTCGATGAGTTCTTCTTCAAGGAGCGAATTTCCGATGTTTTCTCCAAGTGATTTTAAAAATGTAAATGCCATACCGCCGCCAATTATGAGCTTATCGATGCGTGGTAAAAGGTTATGCAAGGCTTGAAGCTTGCCGCTTACCTTACTACCGCCGACGACCGCGACGAACGGGCGCGCAGGATGTTTGATGAGATTTTGGGCAAAATTTATCTCCTTTTGTAGCAAAAATCCCGCCGCCTTATGCTTCTCGTCGTAAAATTTAGTGATCGCCTCGACCGAGCTGTGCGCTCTGTGGCAGACGCCAAACGCGTCATTGATGTAAAATTCGCCGTATTTAGCGAGCTCGGCAGCTAACGCCTCGTCGTTTTTGGTTTCGCCCTTTTCAAAGCGTAAATTTTCAAGAAGTAAAATTTCGCCCGGTTTTAGCGCTGCGACTTTAGCTTTGGCGTCCGCGCCGACCACGTCCTCGGCAAATATCACATCTCTATCAAGCAGCCTTGATAGCCTCTTTGCCACGCCTCGCAGCGAAAATTTCTCCTCAAAGCCGTTTTTAGGTCGCCCTAAATGACTAGCCAAAACCACGCTGCAGCCGTTATCTAGGCAGTAGCGGATCGTAGGGATCGCCGAGCGGATACGGCGGTCGTCGGTGATGTTTAAAAACTCGTCCATCGGCACGTTAAAATCGCACCTGACAAATACCTTCGCGC
Proteins encoded in this window:
- a CDS encoding phosphoglycerate kinase, which codes for MSEILSINDLELGGAKVFVRCDFNVPMDEFLNITDDRRIRSAIPTIRYCLDNGCSVVLASHLGRPKNGFEEKFSLRGVAKRLSRLLDRDVIFAEDVVGADAKAKVAALKPGEILLLENLRFEKGETKNDEALAAELAKYGEFYINDAFGVCHRAHSSVEAITKFYDEKHKAAGFLLQKEINFAQNLIKHPARPFVAVVGGSKVSGKLQALHNLLPRIDKLIIGGGMAFTFLKSLGENIGNSLLEEELIEDARQILQKGKELGVKIYLPVDVVAAQTFSAESAVKYVPAQEIPSGWMGLDIGPASIRLFKEVIADAQTIWWNGPMGVFEMDKFSKGSIKISHAIIDTHATTVVGGGDTADVVERAGDADEMTFISTGGGASLELIEGKELPGIKPLRKAAE